The following coding sequences are from one Candidatus Hydrogenedentota bacterium window:
- a CDS encoding glycosyltransferase, producing MKICVLNVLHGPFDKRMFHKVGRSLAKAGHLVVSICPSGEFEGDQRDGIHFRYIPPSRTKLQRLGAVWRLVRAGRREAADCYIAPEPESWVAALIIKRFSGGRVVFDMHEHVPTEFAKFFPARLQPMVTAATRAAMRFFARYTDHIILTRDSFEAVWEGSPTPRSTVINTNHLQPRCADVPEAVRARIGSGPVVIHQGTFGDIRGSWQLLEAMKRVIRAVPDARCVLLGSYMYGSARAYRRAIRRAKLQEHFILVDTVPYEAVPAWIAASDIGLILFQPGLVNHTLAMPHKLFDYMREAKPVIAPDFAVEVAAIVDGAEAGVLVEVTDPEAIANAIIRLIADPALARRLGENGRKAIEERYHWERDEAVLIAAIDSLRDA from the coding sequence GTGAAGATCTGCGTGCTCAACGTGCTTCACGGGCCCTTCGACAAGCGGATGTTCCACAAGGTGGGCCGGAGCCTGGCGAAGGCGGGCCATCTGGTGGTTTCTATCTGTCCTTCGGGCGAATTCGAGGGCGATCAGCGCGACGGCATCCACTTTCGCTACATTCCGCCGTCGCGAACGAAACTCCAGCGCCTCGGGGCGGTGTGGCGTCTTGTGCGGGCGGGACGGCGCGAGGCGGCGGACTGCTACATCGCGCCGGAACCGGAATCGTGGGTCGCGGCGCTGATCATCAAGCGGTTCTCGGGCGGGCGCGTGGTGTTTGATATGCACGAGCATGTCCCCACCGAGTTCGCGAAGTTTTTTCCGGCGCGCCTGCAACCGATGGTTACCGCGGCGACCCGCGCGGCCATGCGTTTCTTCGCGCGCTACACGGATCACATCATCTTGACCCGGGACAGCTTCGAGGCGGTCTGGGAGGGTTCGCCGACGCCGCGCAGCACGGTGATCAACACCAACCACCTGCAGCCACGGTGCGCGGACGTTCCCGAGGCGGTTCGGGCGCGGATCGGGAGCGGCCCGGTGGTAATTCATCAAGGCACGTTCGGGGATATTCGCGGTTCGTGGCAGCTTCTGGAGGCGATGAAGCGGGTAATCCGGGCGGTTCCGGATGCGCGCTGCGTGCTGCTTGGATCGTATATGTATGGCAGTGCGCGGGCGTACCGGCGGGCGATCCGGCGGGCGAAACTTCAGGAGCACTTCATTCTGGTTGATACCGTACCGTACGAAGCGGTTCCCGCGTGGATTGCCGCGTCGGACATCGGGCTGATCCTGTTTCAGCCGGGCCTGGTGAACCATACGCTTGCCATGCCGCACAAGCTGTTTGATTACATGCGCGAGGCGAAGCCCGTGATCGCGCCCGATTTCGCGGTGGAAGTGGCGGCGATTGTGGATGGCGCGGAGGCGGGCGTACTGGTGGAGGTGACCGATCCCGAGGCGATCGCCAACGCCATCATCCGCCTGATCGCGGATCCCGCGCTCGCGCGGCGCCTGGGGGAAAACGGGCGAAAGGCTATCGAGGAGCGGTACCACTGGGAGCGGGACGAGGCGGTGTTGATCGCGGCCATCGACTCGCTCCGGGACGCGTAG
- the hslV gene encoding ATP-dependent protease subunit HslV → MHEFHATTVIAVRKGGIVAIGGDGQVTLGDTVMKGNAVKVRRLADGAVLAGFAGAVSDAFTLFERFEGKLKEFNKNLTRAAVELGKDWRTDKYLRQLNALLAVCDKEQSLLIAGTGEIIEPEDGILAIGSGGSYALAAARSLMKHTDMSAEEIVRESLTIAGEICIYTNGNITVETLESV, encoded by the coding sequence GCATAGTGGCGATTGGCGGCGACGGCCAGGTGACGCTGGGCGACACGGTGATGAAGGGCAATGCGGTGAAGGTTCGCCGGCTGGCGGACGGGGCGGTATTGGCGGGCTTCGCCGGGGCCGTTTCGGATGCGTTTACGCTGTTTGAGCGGTTTGAGGGGAAGTTGAAGGAGTTCAACAAGAACCTCACGCGGGCGGCGGTGGAACTGGGCAAGGACTGGCGCACGGACAAGTATCTGCGGCAGCTGAATGCGCTGCTTGCGGTGTGCGACAAGGAGCAGTCGCTGCTGATTGCGGGTACGGGCGAGATCATCGAGCCGGAAGACGGAATCCTGGCGATCGGATCGGGGGGATCGTATGCGCTTGCGGCGGCGCGTAGCCTGATGAAGCATACGGACATGAGCGCGGAGGAGATTGTGCGGGAATCGCTGACGATTGCGGGCGAGATCTGTATTTATACGAACGGGAATATCACGGTGGAGACTTTGGAGTCGGTGTGA
- a CDS encoding GNAT family N-acetyltransferase has product MNREWTQMDANSSLLLIATKNAKNAKIWTAAVAGGYLSEMEVFENHRGHLPDFIRLNERWIRHYFALEEADRALAAAPERVIEQGGFVFSLVERDEVAGVCALFNKGEGVFELARMAVDPAHQGKGFGDFLMETALAKLAAIGAHKVQLLSNTSLEAAIRLYKKHGFKTVSTEQHPVYKRCNIVMEKVLGG; this is encoded by the coding sequence TTGAACCGCGAATGGACGCAAATGGACGCGAATTCCTCATTACTCTTGATAGCCACAAAGAACGCAAAGAACGCAAAGATTTGGACAGCGGCGGTTGCCGGGGGGTATCTTTCGGAGATGGAAGTCTTTGAGAATCATCGCGGGCATTTGCCCGATTTCATCCGGCTCAATGAGCGCTGGATTCGTCATTACTTTGCGTTGGAGGAGGCGGATCGGGCCCTGGCCGCCGCGCCGGAGCGGGTGATCGAACAGGGCGGTTTTGTCTTCAGCCTCGTGGAGCGGGATGAGGTGGCTGGGGTGTGCGCGCTGTTCAACAAGGGCGAGGGCGTCTTTGAACTGGCGCGTATGGCCGTGGACCCGGCGCATCAGGGGAAGGGCTTCGGGGATTTTCTGATGGAGACGGCGCTGGCCAAGTTGGCGGCTATCGGGGCACACAAGGTACAGTTGCTGTCGAATACGTCGTTGGAAGCGGCGATTCGGCTGTATAAGAAGCACGGGTTCAAAACCGTCTCGACCGAACAGCATCCCGTGTACAAACGCTGCAATATCGTGATGGAGAAGGTGCTGGGGGGCTGA
- the asnB gene encoding asparagine synthase (glutamine-hydrolyzing), whose product MCGIAGIAGLPDRALIERMTSLLAHRGPDGAGFHHGPEIALGHRRLAILDREGGAQPMRDASGRYHLVYNGEIYNYRALREELRGLGAEFRTRCDTEVVLAALAAWGESALPRFQGMFALALWDSEEKRLLIARDPVGIKPLYYARRRDALYFASEMKSLLGCPGVSRDVDLAALEDYLTFLYTVPPRTIFSDIRQLPAGHCATWQAGEWREGPYWRWNLEPEARSDAAWLELLRAHLERDMPHYAEADVPAGALLSGGIDSACIVEALSRETPPRTFTIGFDTEGSHLDETREARETAAMLGTRHTEVRAAASVAELLPTMVRHFDEPFGNPTALLAHVLAGEVRRHVTVALAGDGGDELFGGYRRYGGIAWSERLGWIPGAVWRGAVQPIARFLPGGVDGPAWARRASGFAAAQGIDAVSRYAAWTTYHRRESLDALYAPDVGRALAGRDPWAHLRALAAESEGLEPLNQAMYLDWCSFLPDNVLRYGDRMSMAHGLELRVPLADPMLAQAFLGMPARLKAGLFQSKRLLREHLRDSMPREIVQRRKQGLNPPMGHWLNGPLKPLLDDYLGEARIRRAGYFDAGAVARMRREHGAGLRDHTWRLWALIVFEAWRRQYLG is encoded by the coding sequence ATGTGCGGCATTGCGGGAATCGCCGGGCTTCCGGATCGCGCGCTTATCGAGCGGATGACGTCGCTGCTGGCGCACCGCGGCCCGGACGGCGCAGGGTTTCACCATGGCCCGGAGATTGCGCTGGGCCACCGGCGGCTGGCGATCCTCGACCGGGAGGGCGGCGCGCAGCCGATGCGCGACGCGAGCGGGCGCTACCATCTTGTGTACAACGGCGAGATCTACAATTACCGTGCGCTGCGCGAGGAGTTACGGGGCCTGGGCGCGGAATTCCGGACGCGCTGCGACACGGAGGTGGTTCTGGCGGCGCTGGCGGCGTGGGGCGAGTCCGCGCTCCCCCGCTTTCAGGGCATGTTTGCGCTTGCGCTCTGGGACAGCGAAGAGAAGCGCCTTCTGATCGCGCGCGACCCGGTTGGGATTAAGCCCCTCTACTACGCGCGCCGCCGCGATGCGCTCTACTTCGCCTCGGAGATGAAATCCCTACTCGGGTGTCCGGGGGTGTCGCGCGATGTCGATCTGGCCGCGCTGGAGGATTACCTGACCTTTCTGTACACCGTGCCTCCCCGGACGATCTTCTCGGATATCCGGCAACTGCCGGCGGGCCATTGCGCCACGTGGCAGGCGGGCGAATGGCGCGAGGGTCCGTACTGGCGCTGGAATCTGGAACCGGAAGCGCGGAGCGACGCGGCCTGGCTGGAGCTGCTCCGCGCCCACCTGGAGCGGGACATGCCGCACTATGCGGAGGCCGACGTGCCCGCCGGCGCGCTGCTGAGCGGGGGTATCGATTCCGCGTGCATCGTGGAAGCGCTTTCCCGCGAGACGCCGCCGCGCACCTTTACGATTGGTTTTGACACGGAGGGAAGCCATCTCGACGAAACCCGCGAGGCCCGGGAGACGGCGGCGATGCTGGGCACGCGGCACACGGAAGTGCGGGCGGCGGCTTCCGTGGCGGAATTACTACCGACCATGGTGCGCCATTTTGACGAGCCCTTCGGCAATCCCACGGCGCTGCTGGCGCATGTGCTTGCGGGGGAAGTCCGCCGGCATGTTACGGTGGCGCTGGCGGGCGACGGGGGCGATGAGCTGTTCGGGGGGTACCGGCGCTATGGCGGCATTGCGTGGTCGGAGCGCTTGGGCTGGATTCCCGGCGCGGTCTGGCGCGGGGCCGTGCAACCGATCGCGCGCTTCCTGCCCGGCGGCGTGGACGGTCCGGCCTGGGCCCGGCGCGCATCGGGTTTCGCCGCCGCGCAGGGGATCGACGCGGTCTCGCGCTATGCGGCGTGGACCACCTATCACCGCCGCGAGTCGCTCGACGCGCTGTATGCGCCGGACGTGGGGCGCGCGTTGGCGGGGCGGGACCCCTGGGCGCACCTGCGGGCGCTGGCGGCGGAGAGCGAGGGCCTGGAGCCGCTGAATCAGGCGATGTACCTCGACTGGTGCTCGTTCCTGCCGGACAACGTGCTGCGGTATGGCGACCGGATGAGCATGGCGCACGGGCTGGAGTTGCGCGTGCCGCTGGCGGACCCGATGCTGGCGCAGGCGTTTCTGGGGATGCCGGCGCGCCTGAAGGCGGGACTGTTTCAATCGAAGCGGCTGTTGCGGGAGCACCTTCGGGATTCGATGCCGCGGGAGATCGTTCAGCGCCGGAAGCAGGGGCTGAATCCGCCGATGGGGCACTGGCTCAATGGCCCGCTGAAGCCGCTGCTGGACGACTACCTGGGCGAGGCCCGTATCCGCCGCGCGGGTTATTTCGATGCCGGGGCGGTGGCGCGCATGCGGCGGGAGCATGGAGCCGGGCTCCGCGATCATACGTGGCGGCTGTGGGCGCTGATCGTGTTTGAGGCGTGGCGGCGGCAGTATCTCGGGTAG
- a CDS encoding ThuA domain-containing protein, whose product MRSAFRNLCLANGLLTLALILGGALFAPPALAYESGAPEDSGYTISEEARAKILAALPETAPAAPAKPRKLLIFDLNVVYGGHPSRFYANLAFQEMGRKTGAFEVTISRDPAVFEKENLSQFDAVFMNNTVGNQFSDPQLRQNLLEFVYGGGGLMGVHGATVAFWNWGAGGGDDWPEFGRMLGGRGANHRESDERVWMKVDSPGHPLLAPFPEGGFELQDEFFRVGDPYSRDRVRVLFSIDTEKTDLSAKPHERDDQDYAAAWVRHYGRGRVFYSTVAHNPYHFWDPAMLNFYLGSAQFALGDLQAPTIPSARLTPAIRAHEKLGWRLGVTAYTFHRYSLFETIDKTDQLGVAYLGGLDFQKVGGGIDKNFNADLSDDELKAIRLKLDDAGIRMISCFYSVIPGDEEGCRKVFEFARKMGIETLISEPKLEDIDTIERFCDEYGINLAIHNHAQEASPHYWSPEAVMSVCKDRGPRIGVCADIGYWIRSGIDPVAAVPTIGDRLFVVQLHDLHELSPEGHDVPWGAGVGRTREFLEALHRHGVKPLKIGLEYSYDWYDSMPEVAQSARFFDQVTLDLAN is encoded by the coding sequence GTGCGCTCCGCATTTCGGAATCTTTGCCTGGCCAACGGCCTCCTGACACTGGCCCTGATTTTGGGGGGCGCGCTGTTCGCGCCGCCCGCGCTGGCCTACGAATCCGGCGCCCCGGAAGACAGCGGCTACACCATCAGCGAGGAGGCCCGCGCCAAAATCCTGGCCGCGCTCCCCGAAACCGCCCCCGCCGCGCCCGCGAAACCGCGCAAGCTCCTCATCTTCGACCTCAACGTGGTCTACGGCGGCCATCCCTCGCGCTTTTACGCCAACCTGGCCTTCCAGGAGATGGGCAGGAAGACCGGCGCCTTCGAGGTCACCATTTCACGCGATCCGGCCGTCTTCGAGAAGGAAAACCTGTCCCAATTCGACGCGGTCTTCATGAACAACACCGTGGGCAACCAATTTTCCGACCCCCAGCTCCGCCAGAACCTCCTCGAATTCGTCTACGGCGGCGGCGGGCTCATGGGCGTCCACGGCGCCACCGTGGCCTTCTGGAACTGGGGCGCGGGTGGGGGAGACGACTGGCCCGAGTTCGGCCGTATGCTCGGCGGACGCGGCGCGAACCACCGCGAATCCGACGAGCGCGTCTGGATGAAGGTCGATTCCCCCGGACATCCCCTCCTGGCGCCCTTCCCCGAGGGCGGCTTCGAACTGCAAGACGAATTCTTCCGCGTGGGCGATCCCTACTCCCGCGATCGCGTGCGCGTACTCTTCAGCATCGACACGGAAAAGACCGACCTCAGCGCCAAGCCCCACGAGCGGGACGATCAGGACTACGCCGCCGCCTGGGTGCGCCACTACGGGCGCGGGCGCGTCTTCTACTCCACCGTGGCCCACAACCCGTATCACTTCTGGGACCCGGCCATGCTCAACTTCTACCTCGGCTCCGCGCAATTCGCCCTCGGCGACCTGCAAGCGCCCACCATTCCCAGCGCCCGCCTGACCCCCGCGATCCGCGCCCACGAAAAACTCGGCTGGCGCCTCGGCGTCACCGCCTACACCTTCCACCGCTACTCGCTCTTCGAAACCATCGACAAGACCGACCAGCTCGGCGTCGCCTACCTGGGCGGGCTCGACTTCCAGAAAGTCGGCGGCGGCATCGACAAGAACTTCAACGCCGACCTGAGCGACGACGAGCTCAAGGCGATCCGGCTCAAGCTGGACGACGCCGGGATCCGCATGATCTCCTGCTTCTATTCGGTCATCCCCGGCGACGAGGAAGGCTGCCGCAAGGTCTTCGAATTCGCCCGCAAGATGGGCATCGAAACCCTCATCTCCGAGCCCAAGCTGGAGGACATCGACACCATCGAACGCTTCTGCGACGAATACGGCATCAACCTCGCCATCCACAACCACGCACAGGAAGCTTCCCCACATTACTGGAGCCCCGAGGCCGTCATGTCCGTCTGCAAGGATCGCGGGCCCCGCATCGGCGTCTGCGCCGACATCGGCTACTGGATCCGCAGCGGGATCGACCCCGTCGCCGCCGTCCCCACCATCGGCGACCGCCTCTTCGTGGTGCAGTTGCACGATCTGCACGAGCTGAGCCCCGAAGGCCACGACGTACCCTGGGGCGCCGGCGTCGGGCGCACCCGCGAGTTCCTCGAAGCCCTCCACCGCCACGGCGTCAAGCCCCTGAAAATAGGCCTCGAATACTCCTACGACTGGTACGACTCCATGCCCGAAGTCGCCCAGTCCGCCCGCTTCTTCGATCAGGTCACCCTCGACCTCGCCAATTAG
- a CDS encoding bi-domain-containing oxidoreductase produces MKQVLVKGGKVHLETVPPPAPGPGMVLVRVHYSLISAGTESGFVAPGGAAAYALKKARDPLNIEKVKRKIASAGIRATYETVRGKLLEFQAPGYSTSGVIVACGADVSGFRVGDRVACAGAGYACHAEYNAVPQQLVTPLPDGVDFQAGAFVALGAIAMQGVRRAAPTFGETVVLIGLGLVGQLAAQVARAAGCHVIGCDPVAMRRALALELGADAACAPDELDGMVHELTGGHGADAVVVCAASKDSAIANQAIDLCRQRGRVSVVGAVGLHLEREALYQREIDFGLSCSYGPGRYQPAYEEKGLDYPIGQVRWTEGRNMQEFLRMIASGRVRVAPLIGRVDPVDDAASAYEALSTQRDGTIAALIRYGAAGVDSVDSVDSVDSVDSVDRVDRVDRVDRVDGVGGVDGVSDVGGVDGVGGVGGVDGVDGVGGVDSVGGVGGLDGVGGLDGVGGVDGVGGVDSPRRMDGVAAVAERPDPVLRLQAEAPPEGSVGVAVVGAGAFARGAHLPNLRTIPGCHLQAVVSRTGSAAKQAGARFGAQYCTTDLDAALADPEVHAVIIATRHDRHADQALAALDAGKHVFIEKPMALTLSDCEAIRARAAETGLLVSVGYNRPFSAHARAAKAALGKLPGPRQVIYRCNTGPIPADHWTRDPEVGGGRILGEAVHFFDFCCWLLDGEPVSVKAEAPGTTPARDELTALLRFADGSLATILYCASGATALGKERIEIHGGSGSICIDDFRGVAYHGVPGKTMRRGREDKGQHALLAHFIRAVRGEEPLQVTAREGLRATRLALEALAAARGEDRSP; encoded by the coding sequence ATGAAGCAAGTGCTGGTTAAGGGCGGGAAGGTGCATCTGGAGACGGTTCCTCCGCCGGCGCCGGGGCCGGGGATGGTGCTGGTTCGGGTTCACTACTCGTTGATCAGCGCGGGAACGGAGTCGGGCTTTGTGGCGCCGGGCGGCGCGGCGGCGTATGCGTTGAAGAAGGCGCGCGACCCGCTGAATATCGAGAAGGTGAAGCGGAAGATCGCGTCGGCGGGCATCCGGGCCACGTACGAGACCGTCCGGGGGAAGCTGCTGGAATTTCAGGCGCCGGGCTACAGCACGTCGGGGGTGATTGTGGCGTGCGGCGCCGACGTGAGCGGGTTTCGCGTGGGCGATCGCGTGGCGTGCGCGGGGGCCGGGTATGCGTGCCATGCCGAGTACAACGCCGTGCCACAGCAGCTTGTCACGCCCTTGCCCGACGGCGTGGATTTTCAGGCGGGCGCGTTCGTGGCGCTGGGCGCGATCGCGATGCAGGGCGTCCGTCGCGCGGCGCCGACCTTCGGCGAGACGGTTGTCCTCATCGGCCTGGGGCTTGTGGGCCAGCTTGCGGCGCAGGTGGCCCGGGCGGCGGGTTGCCATGTCATCGGCTGCGACCCGGTGGCCATGCGGCGCGCGCTGGCGCTGGAACTCGGCGCGGATGCGGCGTGCGCGCCCGACGAACTCGATGGGATGGTCCATGAGTTGACGGGCGGTCACGGCGCCGACGCGGTGGTGGTGTGCGCGGCGTCGAAGGACAGCGCCATTGCCAACCAAGCGATTGACTTGTGCCGGCAGCGCGGGCGGGTATCGGTGGTGGGCGCGGTGGGGTTGCACCTGGAGCGCGAAGCGCTGTACCAGCGCGAGATCGATTTCGGACTGTCCTGTTCGTACGGCCCCGGGCGCTACCAGCCGGCCTACGAGGAAAAGGGGCTCGACTACCCGATTGGCCAGGTGCGCTGGACCGAGGGGCGCAATATGCAGGAGTTTCTACGGATGATCGCCAGCGGCCGGGTCCGGGTGGCGCCGCTGATCGGGCGTGTGGACCCGGTGGACGATGCGGCTTCGGCCTACGAGGCGTTGAGCACGCAGCGGGATGGAACTATCGCGGCGCTGATCCGGTATGGGGCGGCTGGCGTGGACAGCGTGGACAGCGTGGACAGCGTGGACAGCGTGGACAGCGTGGACAGAGTGGACAGAGTGGACAGAGTGGACAGAGTAGACGGTGTGGGCGGTGTGGACGGTGTGAGCGATGTGGGCGGTGTGGACGGTGTGGGCGGTGTGGGCGGTGTGGACGGTGTGGACGGTGTGGGCGGTGTGGACAGCGTGGGCGGTGTGGGCGGTTTGGACGGTGTGGGCGGTTTGGACGGTGTGGGCGGTGTGGACGGCGTGGGCGGTGTGGATTCGCCTCGGCGAATGGACGGGGTGGCTGCTGTTGCGGAGCGGCCGGATCCTGTATTGCGCCTCCAGGCCGAGGCGCCGCCCGAAGGGAGCGTGGGCGTCGCTGTGGTGGGCGCGGGCGCCTTTGCGCGGGGGGCGCACCTGCCCAACCTGCGGACGATTCCGGGCTGCCACCTTCAGGCGGTGGTTTCGCGGACGGGCAGCGCGGCGAAACAGGCGGGCGCGCGGTTTGGCGCGCAGTACTGCACGACGGACCTGGACGCGGCGCTGGCGGATCCCGAGGTGCACGCGGTCATCATCGCGACGCGCCACGATCGCCATGCCGATCAGGCCCTGGCGGCGCTGGACGCGGGCAAGCACGTGTTCATCGAGAAACCGATGGCGCTGACGCTGTCGGATTGCGAGGCGATCCGCGCGAGGGCGGCGGAAACGGGGTTGCTCGTTTCGGTGGGCTACAACCGCCCGTTTTCCGCGCATGCGCGGGCCGCGAAGGCCGCGCTGGGGAAGCTCCCCGGGCCCAGGCAGGTGATCTACCGGTGCAACACGGGGCCGATCCCGGCGGATCACTGGACGCGCGACCCCGAAGTCGGTGGCGGGCGCATTCTGGGCGAGGCGGTGCATTTTTTCGATTTTTGTTGCTGGCTGCTGGATGGGGAGCCGGTTTCCGTGAAAGCGGAGGCGCCCGGAACCACGCCGGCGCGGGACGAACTGACGGCGCTGTTGCGCTTTGCCGACGGATCGCTGGCGACGATTCTGTATTGCGCGTCGGGGGCGACTGCGCTGGGCAAGGAACGCATCGAGATCCACGGCGGCAGCGGATCCATCTGCATCGACGATTTCCGGGGCGTGGCGTATCACGGGGTTCCCGGGAAGACGATGCGCCGGGGGCGAGAGGACAAGGGGCAGCACGCACTGCTGGCGCATTTCATCCGGGCGGTGCGTGGCGAGGAACCGCTCCAGGTCACCGCGCGGGAGGGCCTGCGCGCGACGCGCCTGGCGCTGGAGGCGCTCGCGGCGGCGCGCGGCGAAGACCGGTCGCCGTGA